Proteins from one Methanobrevibacter thaueri genomic window:
- the pfdA gene encoding prefoldin subunit alpha, whose amino-acid sequence MEDQQRLNSLLNEINVYRQQAELIQQQIELIQASIAEVDALFNTLDDIEGKESVEAFVPVGAGSFVKGELKSTDEIIVSIGAGLAVKKDAAGAREIISGQKEELKESMDKMLANLQQVTDIAGNLQAQAEQIAAAAQGNMTQMG is encoded by the coding sequence ATGGAAGATCAACAAAGATTAAACAGTCTTCTTAATGAAATTAATGTGTACAGACAACAAGCGGAATTAATTCAACAACAAATTGAATTGATTCAGGCTTCCATTGCGGAAGTTGATGCATTATTCAATACTTTGGATGACATTGAAGGCAAAGAATCCGTTGAGGCATTCGTTCCTGTCGGTGCAGGTTCCTTTGTTAAAGGGGAATTGAAAAGCACTGATGAAATCATTGTAAGTATTGGTGCAGGGCTTGCGGTCAAGAAAGATGCCGCTGGTGCTCGTGAAATTATTTCTGGGCAAAAAGAAGAATTGAAAGAGAGCATGGACAAAATGCTTGCCAACTTACAGCAAGTAACTGACATTGCCGGCAATCTTCAGGCTCAAGCTGAGCAAATCGCAGCTGCAGCTCAAGGTAATATGACCCAAATGGGTTAG
- the rpl18a gene encoding 50S ribosomal protein L18Ae → MITKIYRVKGTFVMGDEYHDFTKEYKATSESDIEQKIYERFGSKHGINRNQISIESIEEIAPEDVLDPIVKEIL, encoded by the coding sequence ATGATAACAAAAATTTACAGAGTTAAAGGTACTTTTGTAATGGGTGACGAATACCATGATTTCACTAAAGAATACAAAGCTACCAGCGAAAGCGACATAGAACAAAAAATCTATGAAAGATTCGGTAGTAAACATGGTATCAACAGGAACCAAATTTCAATTGAATCAATTGAAGAAATTGCTCCTGAAGACGTTTTAGACCCAATTGTAAAAGAAATTTTATAA
- a CDS encoding translation initiation factor IF-6, translating to MLKRVDIVGNPNLGVFITATDDVAIVPYNLLDEKVDIIKETLEVDVIKSSIAGSSLIGSLTVANSNGIVVSPHVLDREVKQLEDLGLKVATIPGRYTAVGNIVAANDKGAIASPFLDQEAIEVIEETLDVNVQTSHIVGSDIIGSLIKVTNKGFLISTNALQSEVNFAREVFGVEGDIGTVGRGISLVGACIIANSNGAIVAKDSTGPEMARVEEALGFLDDDF from the coding sequence ATGTTAAAAAGAGTTGATATTGTAGGAAATCCAAATTTAGGAGTATTCATCACTGCAACCGATGATGTAGCTATTGTTCCTTATAACCTTTTAGATGAAAAAGTAGATATTATTAAGGAAACATTAGAGGTTGACGTAATCAAATCTTCTATTGCTGGAAGCAGCCTTATAGGATCTTTAACTGTAGCTAATTCAAATGGTATAGTTGTTTCCCCACATGTTCTAGATAGAGAAGTTAAACAATTAGAGGATTTAGGTTTAAAAGTTGCTACTATTCCTGGAAGATACACTGCTGTCGGTAACATTGTCGCAGCAAATGACAAAGGAGCAATAGCTAGCCCATTTTTAGACCAGGAAGCTATTGAAGTTATTGAGGAAACCCTGGACGTTAATGTTCAAACCAGCCACATCGTTGGAAGCGACATTATCGGTTCCCTTATTAAGGTGACCAACAAAGGATTCCTTATAAGCACAAACGCTTTGCAATCCGAAGTTAACTTTGCTCGTGAAGTATTTGGTGTTGAAGGAGATATCGGTACTGTTGGAAGAGGAATCTCACTTGTGGGAGCATGCATCATTGCAAACTCAAACGGTGCAATTGTTGCCAAAGACAGTACTGGTCCTGAAATGGCTAGAGTTGAAGAGGCGTTAGGCTTTTTAGATGATGATTTTTAA
- a CDS encoding 50S ribosomal protein L31e, giving the protein MERVYTIPLRNVKDIKRTIRAPRAIREIKIFLTKHMKASEVKIDESVNHAIWARGIQKIPSKITVKAVKDDDGVVTATLAE; this is encoded by the coding sequence ATGGAAAGAGTTTACACAATTCCACTAAGAAACGTAAAAGATATTAAAAGGACTATCAGAGCTCCTAGAGCTATTAGGGAAATTAAAATCTTCTTAACCAAACACATGAAAGCAAGTGAAGTTAAAATTGACGAATCTGTTAATCATGCTATTTGGGCAAGAGGTATTCAAAAAATACCTTCTAAAATTACTGTGAAAGCAGTTAAAGATGATGATGGTGTTGTAACAGCTACTTTAGCAGAATAG
- a CDS encoding 50S ribosomal protein L39e, translating to MSRNKPLAKKLRMAKANKQNRRIPIWAYAKTNRKLRYRPKPRHWRRNSLKL from the coding sequence ATGAGTAGAAATAAACCATTAGCTAAAAAATTAAGAATGGCAAAAGCAAACAAACAAAATAGGAGAATTCCAATCTGGGCTTATGCTAAAACTAACCGTAAACTTAGATACAGACCTAAACCTAGACATTGGAGAAGAAACAGTCTTAAATTATAA